The Georgenia sp. TF02-10 genome window below encodes:
- a CDS encoding ABC transporter ATP-binding protein: protein MSERLLELDGLRVRFAANGEQREVVRGVSLRLAAGECLAIVGESGSGKSVTARSLVGLTGGTSTVTTDRFALAGADASGYTDKQWQGVRGRQVGLVLQDALVSLDPLRTVGAEIAEAALVHQTVERRDVEDYVRDLLRTVGVPRPDVVARQYPHQLSGGLRQRALIASALAGRPPMLIADEPTTALDVTVQAQILRLLETLKAAGTGLVLISHDLAVVGRLADRISVMHDGVVVETGASEQMLTDPQDDYTKLLLRAIPTGRSRGTRLSPLPPAVFHEGWKPAVPRGGGALLRARGLHKRYRRPDGSWFSAVRNVGLTVEPGSALGVVGESGSGKSTVARMLLGVTAPDAGSVELDGAPWNPLAESRRRPQRRRIQAIYQDPLSSFDPRWTVQRTLVEALEVGGVPGRRRPGEAVALLDQVGLTRDVLARRPLELSGGQRQRIAITRALATRPEVLVCDEPVSALDVSVQAQVLDLLADLRRQLGVALVLISHDLGVVQHVCDRVLVMKDGAVVESGDVEDLFAAPQHPYTRELLAAVPVLEAAGSAAPVG from the coding sequence ATGAGCGAGCGGCTGCTGGAGCTCGACGGCCTGCGGGTGCGGTTCGCGGCGAACGGCGAGCAGCGGGAGGTGGTCCGCGGCGTCTCGCTGCGGCTCGCCGCGGGGGAGTGCCTGGCGATCGTGGGCGAGTCCGGGTCCGGCAAGAGCGTGACCGCCCGGTCCCTGGTCGGCCTGACCGGCGGGACCTCGACCGTCACGACCGACCGCTTCGCGCTCGCCGGCGCTGACGCCAGCGGGTACACCGACAAGCAGTGGCAGGGCGTGCGCGGCCGGCAGGTCGGGCTCGTGCTGCAGGACGCCCTCGTCTCCCTCGACCCGCTGCGCACCGTCGGTGCCGAGATCGCCGAGGCGGCCCTGGTGCACCAGACGGTCGAGCGGCGCGACGTCGAGGACTACGTCCGCGACCTGCTGCGCACCGTCGGGGTGCCCCGGCCGGACGTCGTCGCCCGGCAGTACCCGCACCAGCTCTCCGGCGGGCTGCGCCAGCGCGCGCTGATCGCCTCGGCGCTCGCCGGCAGGCCCCCGATGCTGATCGCCGACGAGCCGACCACCGCGCTGGACGTCACCGTCCAGGCGCAGATCCTGCGCCTGCTCGAGACCCTGAAGGCCGCGGGCACCGGGCTCGTGCTGATCAGCCACGACCTGGCGGTGGTCGGCCGCCTGGCCGACCGCATCAGCGTGATGCACGACGGGGTCGTCGTCGAGACCGGAGCGAGCGAGCAGATGCTCACCGACCCGCAGGACGACTACACCAAGCTGCTGCTCCGGGCCATCCCCACCGGCAGGTCAAGGGGCACGCGGCTCTCGCCGCTCCCGCCGGCGGTCTTCCACGAGGGGTGGAAGCCGGCCGTGCCGCGCGGGGGCGGGGCCCTGCTGCGGGCCCGGGGGCTGCACAAGCGGTACCGGCGCCCGGACGGCTCGTGGTTCTCCGCGGTCCGGAACGTCGGCCTCACGGTCGAGCCCGGGTCGGCGCTCGGCGTCGTGGGGGAGTCCGGGTCGGGCAAGAGCACGGTCGCGCGGATGCTCCTGGGCGTCACGGCCCCGGACGCGGGCTCGGTCGAGCTCGACGGCGCCCCCTGGAACCCGCTGGCGGAGTCCCGGCGGCGGCCGCAGCGGCGGCGGATCCAGGCCATCTACCAGGACCCGCTGAGCTCGTTCGACCCGCGCTGGACGGTGCAGCGGACCCTGGTCGAGGCGCTGGAGGTCGGCGGTGTGCCGGGCCGACGGCGGCCGGGTGAGGCGGTCGCGCTGCTCGACCAGGTGGGACTGACCCGGGACGTCCTCGCCCGGCGGCCGCTGGAGCTCTCCGGCGGCCAGCGCCAGCGCATCGCGATCACCCGGGCGCTGGCCACCCGCCCCGAGGTCCTCGTCTGCGACGAGCCGGTGTCCGCCCTCGATGTGTCGGTGCAGGCGCAGGTGCTCGACCTGCTGGCTGACCTGCGGCGCCAGCTCGGCGTCGCCCTGGTGCTCATCTCCCACGACCTCGGCGTCGTGCAGCACGTCTGCGACCGGGTACTCGTGATGAAGGACGGCGCGGTCGTCGAGTCCGGCGACGTCGAGGACCTGTTCGCCGCCCCGCAGCACCCGTACACCCGCGAGCTCCTGGCGGCGGTGCCGGTGCTGGAGGCCGCCGGCTCGGCGGCGCCGGTGGGGTGA
- a CDS encoding ABC transporter permease has product MTTLTAVARSDRPAGTDRPARNRPTRTRRARTAPLATPGLALASVVFVLVVLAALVPQLFTSIPQEQNDLANAMQGPSAEHWLGTDQLGRDVYSRIVYGARYSLLIGLGATAIAIVLGTLIGLVSALGGRVVDAVAMRLVDVALAFPELLLALVVIAVIGPGAVNALFAIGIASVPSYARLVRSEALVVRRSGYVEAASALGLRPLTLVRRHIVPNVLGPLLVLATIGVGTAVLAGSALSFLGLGPEQPTPEWGALLNAGRDYLSTAWWIGLFPGLAITLTVVSVTLIGRRLQARFEGRDA; this is encoded by the coding sequence ATGACGACCCTGACCGCCGTCGCGCGGAGCGACCGGCCCGCGGGCACCGACCGGCCCGCCCGCAACCGGCCCACCCGGACCCGGCGCGCACGCACCGCGCCCCTGGCCACGCCGGGACTCGCCCTCGCCTCGGTCGTGTTCGTCCTGGTGGTGCTCGCCGCGCTCGTCCCGCAGCTGTTCACCAGCATCCCCCAGGAGCAGAACGACCTCGCCAACGCGATGCAGGGCCCGAGCGCCGAGCACTGGCTCGGCACCGACCAGCTGGGCCGGGACGTCTACTCGCGCATCGTCTACGGGGCGCGGTACTCCCTCCTCATCGGGCTCGGCGCCACCGCCATCGCGATCGTGCTCGGGACCCTCATCGGGCTCGTCTCGGCCCTCGGCGGCCGCGTCGTGGACGCCGTCGCGATGCGCCTGGTCGACGTCGCGCTGGCCTTCCCCGAGCTCCTGCTGGCCCTCGTCGTCATCGCGGTCATCGGTCCCGGGGCGGTGAACGCCCTGTTCGCGATCGGGATCGCCAGCGTGCCGTCCTACGCCCGGCTGGTGCGGTCGGAGGCGCTGGTGGTGCGCCGGTCGGGCTACGTGGAGGCGGCGTCGGCCCTGGGCCTGAGGCCGCTCACCCTCGTCCGGCGGCACATCGTGCCGAACGTGCTCGGCCCGCTGCTCGTCCTCGCCACCATCGGCGTCGGCACCGCCGTCCTCGCCGGGTCGGCGCTGAGCTTCCTCGGGCTCGGCCCGGAGCAGCCGACGCCCGAGTGGGGCGCCCTGCTGAACGCGGGCCGGGACTACCTCTCCACCGCGTGGTGGATCGGCCTGTTCCCCGGCCTGGCGATCACCCTGACGGTGGTCTCCGTGACGCTGATCGGCCGGCGGCTGCAGGCCCGGTTCGAGGGGAGAGACGCATGA
- a CDS encoding amidohydrolase family protein — MHTLITADHLVRSADEQPISPGAVLVEDEVILAAGPADEVAARAGSTAVVRAHPGGTILPGLMDAHVHLAFDGTPGTVAAMTAMDDADLLLDMAGHAQLLLDAGVTTVRDLGDRNGLAASLRDAIAVGKLEGPRILAANAPVTVTGGHCWFFGGEADGIDDLRRVVRRNVREGADVIKVMASGGNMTPSSPPPWQPQFTVEELRAIVEEAHRFGRPTAAHAHNAEAVARAVAAGIDSVEHCGWATRDGSVDRRPEVIAQMKANGTVISPTVGAAVTRPPYDSHAPRIVETLAWYRASGVTLVGSTDAGATGTGFGEYARTFPLWAQAGFTPAELLRVLTLTPAQAFGIADRVGRLHPGFEADLIVTDGNPLEDLSAFGRIRLVVARGRARVPRSERAPVPDLRPELQAAAR; from the coding sequence ATGCACACCCTCATCACCGCCGACCATCTCGTCCGCAGCGCGGACGAGCAGCCCATCTCGCCCGGTGCCGTCCTCGTCGAGGACGAGGTGATCCTCGCCGCCGGACCCGCGGACGAGGTCGCGGCCCGCGCCGGCAGCACGGCCGTCGTCCGCGCCCACCCCGGCGGCACCATCCTGCCGGGCCTGATGGACGCCCACGTCCACCTCGCCTTCGACGGCACCCCCGGCACCGTGGCCGCCATGACGGCGATGGACGACGCGGACCTCCTGCTCGACATGGCCGGGCACGCCCAGCTCCTGCTCGACGCGGGCGTGACCACCGTCCGCGACCTGGGGGACCGGAACGGGCTCGCCGCCAGCCTCCGCGACGCGATCGCCGTCGGGAAGCTGGAAGGGCCGCGGATCCTCGCGGCCAACGCCCCGGTGACCGTCACCGGCGGCCACTGCTGGTTCTTCGGCGGCGAGGCCGACGGCATCGACGACCTCCGCCGCGTGGTGCGGCGGAACGTCCGCGAGGGGGCCGACGTCATCAAGGTGATGGCCTCCGGGGGCAACATGACCCCCTCCTCCCCGCCGCCCTGGCAGCCGCAGTTCACCGTGGAGGAGCTGCGCGCCATCGTGGAGGAGGCCCACCGGTTCGGCCGGCCCACCGCCGCCCACGCGCACAACGCCGAGGCGGTCGCGCGCGCCGTGGCGGCCGGCATCGACTCCGTCGAGCACTGCGGCTGGGCCACCCGGGACGGCAGCGTCGACCGGCGGCCCGAGGTCATCGCGCAGATGAAGGCGAACGGGACGGTCATCTCCCCGACGGTGGGCGCGGCGGTGACCCGCCCGCCGTACGACAGCCACGCGCCGCGGATCGTCGAGACCCTCGCGTGGTACCGCGCGAGCGGGGTGACCCTGGTCGGCTCGACAGACGCCGGCGCGACCGGCACCGGGTTCGGCGAGTACGCGCGCACCTTCCCGCTCTGGGCGCAGGCGGGGTTCACCCCGGCCGAGCTGCTGCGCGTGCTGACCCTGACCCCCGCGCAGGCGTTCGGGATCGCCGACCGCGTCGGCCGGCTGCACCCCGGGTTCGAGGCGGACCTCATCGTCACCGACGGGAACCCGCTCGAGGACCTCTCCGCGTTCGGGCGCATCCGGCTCGTCGTCGCCCGGGGCCGCGCGCGGGTGCCCCGGTCGGAGCGCGCGCCCGTCCCCGACCTGCGACCCGAGCTGCAGGCGGCGGCGCGATGA
- a CDS encoding ABC transporter permease, producing the protein MPRYVRFVLPRLASIVLVMWGAATLAFLTLRLTPGDPVDTVLGAASTASPAVREQIRVELGLDQPVLVQYLTYLGRLLDGDLGTSYQLGRPVADVLASQLAPTLQLAGVAAALGIVLAVATALLTAGRRTRLRSVSLAVELIIVSSPGFWIGILLLTVFSFQLDLFPVSGARDWTALVLPAITMALPVAAILTQVLRGGMEGALREPFTVSARARGLAEASILRRHALRHGAIPAVTLTGFVVGSLLSGAVVAETVFGRPGLGRVALTAITSKDIPVVMGVVLISAFAFVVINLIVDLLYLVIDPRLRVS; encoded by the coding sequence ATGCCCAGGTACGTCCGGTTCGTCCTGCCCCGCCTGGCGTCGATCGTCCTCGTGATGTGGGGAGCGGCCACCCTCGCCTTCCTCACGCTCCGGCTCACCCCCGGGGACCCGGTCGACACCGTCCTCGGCGCGGCCAGCACCGCGAGCCCCGCGGTGCGCGAGCAGATCCGCGTCGAGCTGGGCCTCGACCAGCCGGTCCTCGTCCAGTACCTCACCTACCTCGGGCGGCTGCTCGACGGCGACCTCGGCACCTCCTACCAGCTCGGCCGACCCGTCGCCGACGTGCTGGCCAGCCAGCTGGCGCCGACGCTCCAGCTGGCCGGCGTCGCGGCGGCGCTCGGCATCGTCCTCGCCGTGGCTACCGCCCTGCTGACCGCCGGCCGCCGCACGCGGCTGAGGTCGGTCTCCCTCGCCGTCGAGCTCATCATCGTCTCGTCCCCGGGCTTCTGGATCGGCATCCTGCTGCTGACCGTCTTCTCGTTCCAGCTCGACCTGTTCCCGGTCTCCGGGGCCCGCGACTGGACCGCACTGGTGCTGCCCGCCATCACCATGGCCCTGCCGGTCGCCGCGATCCTCACCCAGGTGCTCCGCGGCGGCATGGAGGGGGCGCTGCGGGAACCCTTCACGGTGAGCGCCCGCGCGCGCGGGCTGGCCGAGGCGAGCATCCTGCGCCGTCACGCCCTGCGGCACGGGGCGATCCCGGCCGTCACGCTGACCGGCTTCGTCGTCGGCAGCCTGCTCAGCGGGGCCGTCGTCGCCGAGACCGTGTTCGGCCGGCCCGGGCTCGGGCGCGTCGCGCTCACCGCCATCACCAGCAAGGACATCCCCGTGGTGATGGGCGTGGTGCTCATCTCCGCGTTCGCCTTCGTCGTCATCAACCTGATCGTCGACCTGCTCTACCTCGTCATCGACCCGCGCCTGCGGGTCTCCTAA
- a CDS encoding ABC transporter substrate-binding protein — translation MTNPPRRRRRFLPAVAALAAAALTLTACGGAGGGEAAADVGEPVDGGVLTYAADVEPQAWDIHSSGADVVAFLQRNVFDSLVAQQPDGTFVPWLATSWEVSADSTSYEFALREDVTFHDGEKFDAEAVKANFDHIVDPDTASQYAAGLLGPYESTEVVDEYTVRVNFSAPFAAFLQAASTAYLGFYSPAALAAPDTLDTAEAAVGTGPFTLERYAKGQEVRYAKNPDYAWAPENAEHDGAAYLDELVFRFIPENSARLGALTSGQVDAAGAIPPANVEQVEGDDNLELTRADAPGMPYSLFLNTSRPPLDDVRVRQAVQRAVDLDQIVSTVYFDQYQRAWGPLSAATPGVYDPAVEDSVEHDVDAANELLDEAGWSERNSDGTRTRDGEELVLAWPVAQNQREQRDLLAQSLQDALAEVGIALDIQSVDPGTYVSRLMAVDYDVADWSFVRPEGDILRLHFHSDNIPIQNAAALSDPEIDALLEEALSTTDEAVRADLYGQVQERVVEDAVTIPVYVPSSLVATQTYVQGLRRDPSGWPLFYDSWTNGQ, via the coding sequence ATGACCAACCCACCACGACGGCGGCGCCGGTTCCTGCCGGCGGTGGCGGCCCTGGCGGCCGCCGCACTGACCCTCACCGCCTGCGGGGGCGCCGGCGGGGGCGAGGCCGCGGCGGACGTCGGGGAGCCCGTCGACGGCGGCGTGCTGACGTACGCCGCCGACGTCGAGCCGCAGGCCTGGGACATCCACAGCAGCGGTGCGGACGTGGTCGCGTTCCTGCAGCGGAACGTGTTCGACTCCCTCGTCGCGCAGCAGCCCGACGGCACCTTCGTGCCGTGGCTCGCGACCTCCTGGGAGGTCAGCGCGGACAGCACCTCCTACGAGTTTGCGCTGCGCGAGGACGTCACCTTCCACGACGGGGAGAAGTTCGACGCGGAGGCGGTCAAGGCCAACTTCGACCACATCGTCGACCCCGACACCGCCTCCCAGTACGCCGCCGGGCTGCTCGGGCCGTACGAGAGCACGGAGGTGGTGGACGAGTACACCGTGCGCGTGAACTTCTCCGCGCCGTTCGCCGCCTTCCTCCAGGCCGCCAGCACCGCCTACCTCGGCTTCTACTCACCGGCCGCCCTCGCCGCGCCGGACACCCTCGACACCGCCGAGGCGGCGGTCGGCACCGGCCCGTTCACCCTCGAGCGGTATGCCAAGGGGCAGGAGGTGCGCTACGCCAAGAACCCGGACTACGCCTGGGCTCCGGAGAACGCGGAGCACGACGGCGCCGCTTACCTCGACGAGCTCGTCTTCCGGTTCATCCCGGAGAACAGCGCGCGGCTGGGCGCCCTGACGAGCGGGCAGGTCGATGCCGCGGGAGCCATCCCGCCGGCCAACGTGGAGCAGGTGGAGGGCGACGACAACCTCGAGCTCACCCGCGCCGACGCGCCCGGCATGCCGTACTCCCTGTTCCTCAACACCAGCCGGCCCCCGCTCGACGACGTCAGGGTGCGGCAGGCCGTCCAGCGGGCCGTGGACCTCGACCAGATCGTCTCCACCGTCTACTTCGACCAGTACCAGCGCGCCTGGGGCCCGCTCAGCGCGGCGACCCCCGGGGTGTACGACCCGGCGGTGGAGGACAGCGTGGAGCACGACGTCGACGCCGCCAACGAGCTGCTCGACGAGGCCGGCTGGAGCGAGCGGAACAGCGACGGGACCCGCACCCGCGACGGCGAGGAGCTCGTGCTCGCCTGGCCGGTCGCCCAGAACCAGCGCGAGCAGCGGGACCTCCTCGCCCAGAGCCTGCAGGACGCGCTCGCCGAGGTCGGCATCGCCCTGGACATCCAGTCGGTCGACCCCGGCACGTACGTCAGCCGGTTGATGGCCGTGGACTACGACGTCGCGGACTGGAGCTTCGTGCGGCCGGAGGGCGACATCCTGCGGCTGCACTTCCACTCCGACAACATCCCGATCCAGAACGCCGCGGCGCTGTCCGACCCGGAGATCGACGCCCTCCTCGAGGAGGCGCTCAGCACGACCGACGAGGCGGTGCGCGCCGACCTGTACGGCCAGGTGCAGGAGCGGGTGGTCGAGGACGCGGTGACCATCCCGGTCTACGTGCCGTCCTCCCTCGTCGCCACCCAGACGTACGTCCAGGGCCTGCGGCGGGACCCGAGCGGGTGGCCGCTGTTCTACGACAGCTGGACCAACGGTCAGTAG
- a CDS encoding alkylhydroperoxidase domain protein, with amino-acid sequence MTTSTGTDTDLDTDLGVDVIDHLLGTTPGDRLDTVRRARRTARENAQRSYQALFEPAEPGEVTAAERYAVATFVAGLHGAADLAVYYAARLGPHDPGAVLGPAVRAEAGRGAARGPYGVYREPGLAAESAPGPVHRVGPEARAVLGERLAAALEHAHLLVLRPRESGPADLARLLAAGWSTTGVVTLSQLVAFLTFQVRVVHGLRVLAGAEESSGGPVAGTVEPSTYTVVGDPSTDRAAAGPSTDRAAVDPSTGRGAAAGPSTTAAVGDRTDAADPAPPVPDVRTYDDLDRPDRFTQDTLGWVPWLDPLPVAELTERHWAGLVDRGRADSPYFALLVRDPEVLQARTETDKDIFYNTAGGLPRAERELAATATSRLNGCVYCASVHARFASHHARRGEDVQRLLDDGVTADLGERWNAVVATAVALAGTPAGFGPGHVADLRGQGLDDLEIADLVHSSAFFAWANRLMLSLGEPEAAR; translated from the coding sequence ATGACTACCAGTACCGGCACCGACACCGACCTCGACACCGACCTCGGCGTCGACGTCATCGACCACCTGCTCGGCACCACCCCCGGTGACCGGCTCGACACCGTCCGGCGCGCACGCCGCACGGCCCGGGAGAACGCCCAGCGCAGCTACCAGGCCCTGTTCGAGCCCGCCGAGCCGGGCGAGGTCACGGCGGCCGAGCGGTACGCCGTGGCGACGTTCGTCGCCGGCCTGCACGGCGCGGCAGACCTGGCCGTCTACTACGCCGCCCGGCTCGGCCCGCACGACCCGGGCGCCGTGCTCGGCCCGGCCGTGCGCGCCGAGGCTGGCCGCGGCGCGGCCCGCGGGCCCTACGGGGTCTACCGGGAGCCCGGGCTCGCGGCGGAGTCCGCCCCCGGCCCGGTGCACCGGGTCGGTCCGGAGGCCCGGGCTGTCCTCGGGGAGCGGCTGGCCGCCGCGCTGGAGCATGCGCACCTGCTCGTCCTCCGGCCGCGGGAGTCCGGCCCGGCCGACCTGGCCCGCCTGCTGGCCGCCGGGTGGTCCACCACCGGGGTCGTCACCCTCTCCCAGCTCGTCGCCTTCCTGACGTTCCAGGTCCGGGTGGTCCACGGGCTGCGGGTGCTCGCCGGGGCGGAGGAATCGTCCGGCGGCCCCGTCGCGGGCACCGTCGAGCCGAGCACGTACACGGTCGTCGGTGACCCGAGCACCGACCGGGCCGCCGCCGGCCCGAGCACCGACCGGGCCGCCGTCGACCCGAGCACCGGCCGGGGCGCCGCCGCCGGCCCGAGCACCACGGCCGCCGTCGGCGACCGCACCGACGCGGCCGACCCGGCGCCGCCCGTCCCCGACGTGCGGACGTACGACGACCTCGACCGGCCCGACCGCTTCACCCAGGACACCCTCGGCTGGGTGCCCTGGCTCGATCCGCTGCCGGTGGCCGAGCTCACCGAGCGGCACTGGGCCGGCCTGGTGGACCGCGGCCGGGCCGACAGCCCGTACTTCGCCCTGCTCGTCCGCGACCCGGAGGTGCTGCAGGCCCGGACCGAGACGGACAAGGACATCTTCTACAACACGGCCGGTGGCCTGCCCCGTGCCGAGCGTGAGCTCGCCGCGACCGCCACCAGCCGGCTCAACGGCTGCGTCTACTGCGCCTCGGTGCACGCCCGGTTCGCCAGCCACCACGCCCGGCGGGGCGAGGACGTCCAGCGCCTGCTCGACGACGGCGTGACGGCGGACCTGGGGGAGCGGTGGAACGCCGTCGTCGCGACCGCCGTGGCGCTCGCCGGCACCCCTGCCGGGTTCGGCCCCGGGCACGTCGCCGACCTGCGCGGCCAGGGGCTGGACGACCTGGAGATCGCCGACCTCGTGCACAGCTCGGCGTTCTTCGCCTGGGCCAACCGGCTCATGCTCTCCCTCGGCGAGCCCGAGGCGGCGCGATGA
- a CDS encoding putative FMN-dependent luciferase-like monooxygenase — MSPRIGFFTRILDDASPAVRYAGAVEQIRLAEDLGLHSAWVAQHHFHRDEGGLPAPLVFLSHVAARTSRIRLGTGIITLPLEDAVRVAEDTAVLDVLTGGRLEVGVGSGGTPSSFAGFGLDPADRRTVFAERLATLVAAWSGEELGPGNRLYPAAPQLLGRLWQATFSADGAARAGARGDGLMLSRTQPRPADRPDATLGEVQDPVVDAYLSALPAGAAPRILASRTLVVGEDRDRVRRFAETGLRRAAAAFRRQGHHLPDDDVDSLIRGTDSYVGTPAEVIASLQADSVLDRATDITFQVHSIDPPHADVLRSLELLATEVAPALGWSLDRTSPAAALARA, encoded by the coding sequence ATGAGCCCCCGCATCGGTTTCTTCACCCGCATCCTGGACGACGCCAGCCCCGCCGTCCGGTACGCAGGCGCCGTCGAGCAGATCCGGCTCGCCGAGGACCTCGGCCTGCACTCGGCCTGGGTCGCCCAGCACCACTTCCACCGCGACGAGGGCGGCCTGCCCGCCCCGCTCGTCTTCCTCAGCCACGTCGCCGCCCGCACCAGCCGGATCCGGCTCGGCACCGGCATCATCACCCTGCCGCTGGAGGACGCCGTCCGGGTGGCCGAGGACACCGCGGTGCTGGACGTCCTGACCGGCGGCCGGCTCGAGGTGGGGGTGGGCAGCGGCGGAACGCCGTCGTCCTTCGCCGGCTTCGGCCTGGACCCCGCCGACCGGCGCACCGTCTTCGCCGAGCGCCTCGCCACGCTGGTAGCGGCCTGGTCGGGGGAGGAGCTCGGCCCGGGCAACCGCCTGTACCCCGCCGCGCCCCAGCTGCTCGGCCGGCTCTGGCAGGCCACGTTCTCCGCCGACGGCGCCGCCCGGGCCGGGGCGCGCGGGGACGGGCTCATGCTCTCCCGGACCCAGCCGCGACCGGCCGACCGCCCCGACGCCACCCTTGGCGAGGTCCAGGACCCGGTCGTCGACGCCTACCTCTCGGCCCTGCCCGCCGGCGCGGCACCCCGCATCCTCGCCTCGCGCACGCTGGTCGTCGGCGAGGACCGGGACCGGGTCCGGCGGTTCGCCGAGACGGGCCTGCGGCGGGCGGCTGCCGCGTTCCGGCGGCAGGGCCACCACCTGCCCGACGACGACGTCGACTCCCTGATCCGGGGCACCGACTCCTACGTCGGCACGCCGGCGGAGGTGATCGCCTCCCTGCAGGCCGACTCCGTCCTGGACCGGGCGACCGACATCACCTTCCAGGTCCACTCCATCGACCCGCCCCACGCCGACGTCCTGCGGTCCCTCGAGCTCCTCGCCACCGAGGTGGCCCCCGCGCTCGGGTGGTCCCTGGACCGGACGAGCCCGGCCGCCGCGCTGGCCCGGGCCTGA
- a CDS encoding ABC transporter ATP-binding protein gives MPLAPGALTVDPAAGALAAATPDPGPAGADPGPAGAGPADPGRAGAGPAALAVDGLAVSYRTRDRAVRVVHDVSLAVHPGQTLALVGESGSGKTTTAQAVIGLLPANGRVDAGAVRVAGTDISGWSPRRLQAVRGAQIGLVPQDPHSSLNPVKTVGANLAEVLQIHRRGNRAQVADRVVELLDRVGIPDPAARARQYPHELSGGMKQRVLIASAIALEPAVLVADEPTSALDVTVQQHILDLLDRLRTELGTAVLLITHDLAVAADRADRIAVMKDGRVVEHGATAELLARPATDYTRQLLADAPAFAAVGRRAGGDGAGSPGRAGAGADGTRSPRRTAGGAPALAQADGARAGTAPSARADVAARAGTEPAEAATTAAIQVRDLVQEFPRGHRRPPFRAVDGVSFTVAPGTTHALVGESGSGKTTTARAVVGLLAPTAGTVHLHGRAVAGQRGRALRDLRRTVQLVYQNPFSSLDPRQSVGAIVAEPLRNFRLGDRAERARAVAEVLDRVALPASAARRRPTELSGGQRQRVAIARALVIAPRVVVLDEAVSALDVTVQAQILRLLEQLQDDLGLTYLFISHDLAVVRQIADTLTVMHHGRAVEHGPTATVLDHPREAYTAALVDAVPGHRRPEAPGGAG, from the coding sequence GTGCCGCTCGCCCCTGGTGCCCTCACCGTCGACCCCGCCGCCGGCGCTCTCGCCGCCGCCACCCCCGACCCCGGTCCCGCCGGCGCCGACCCCGGTCCCGCCGGCGCCGGTCCCGCCGACCCCGGTCGCGCCGGCGCAGGCCCCGCCGCGCTCGCCGTCGACGGGCTGGCGGTGTCCTACCGGACCCGGGACCGCGCCGTCCGCGTCGTGCACGACGTCTCCCTCGCCGTCCACCCCGGGCAGACCCTGGCCCTGGTGGGGGAGTCCGGCTCGGGCAAGACGACGACCGCCCAGGCTGTGATCGGCCTGCTGCCGGCCAACGGCCGGGTGGACGCCGGCGCCGTCCGGGTGGCCGGCACGGACATCAGCGGCTGGTCGCCGCGGCGCCTGCAGGCGGTGCGCGGCGCCCAGATCGGCCTGGTGCCGCAGGACCCGCACAGCTCGCTCAACCCGGTCAAGACGGTCGGCGCCAACCTCGCCGAGGTGCTGCAGATCCACCGGCGGGGCAACCGCGCGCAGGTCGCGGACCGGGTCGTGGAGCTGCTGGACCGGGTCGGCATCCCCGACCCGGCGGCTCGCGCCCGGCAGTACCCGCACGAGCTCTCCGGCGGGATGAAGCAGCGGGTGCTGATCGCCTCGGCGATCGCGCTGGAGCCGGCGGTGCTCGTCGCGGACGAGCCCACCTCGGCGCTGGACGTCACCGTCCAGCAGCACATCCTGGACCTGCTCGACCGGCTCCGCACCGAGCTCGGCACCGCGGTCCTGCTCATCACCCACGACCTGGCCGTCGCCGCCGACCGCGCCGACCGGATCGCCGTGATGAAGGACGGGCGGGTGGTGGAGCACGGCGCCACGGCCGAGCTCCTGGCCCGCCCGGCCACCGACTACACCCGCCAGCTCCTCGCCGACGCCCCGGCGTTCGCCGCCGTCGGCCGGCGGGCGGGCGGCGACGGCGCGGGCTCACCGGGCCGTGCAGGGGCGGGGGCCGACGGCACCCGCTCACCCCGCCGTACGGCCGGGGGAGCGCCCGCCCTTGCCCAGGCCGACGGCGCCCGCGCCGGCACCGCCCCGTCCGCCCGCGCCGATGTCGCTGCACGCGCCGGCACCGAGCCGGCGGAGGCGGCCACCACCGCCGCCATCCAGGTGCGCGACCTCGTGCAGGAGTTCCCGCGCGGCCACCGGCGCCCGCCGTTCCGCGCGGTGGACGGCGTGTCCTTCACGGTCGCGCCCGGCACCACCCACGCGCTGGTGGGGGAGTCGGGATCGGGCAAGACGACGACGGCCCGGGCCGTCGTCGGGCTGCTGGCCCCGACCGCCGGCACGGTGCACCTGCACGGCCGCGCCGTCGCCGGCCAGCGCGGGCGGGCGCTGCGGGACCTGCGCCGCACCGTCCAGCTCGTCTACCAGAACCCGTTCTCCTCCCTCGACCCCCGCCAGAGCGTCGGGGCGATCGTGGCCGAGCCGCTGCGCAACTTCCGGCTCGGGGACCGAGCCGAGCGGGCACGGGCCGTCGCCGAGGTGCTCGACCGGGTCGCGCTGCCCGCCTCCGCCGCCCGCCGCCGCCCCACCGAGCTCTCCGGCGGCCAGCGCCAGCGGGTGGCCATCGCCCGGGCGCTCGTCATCGCCCCCCGGGTCGTCGTCCTCGACGAGGCCGTCTCCGCCCTCGACGTCACCGTCCAGGCCCAGATCCTCCGGCTGCTCGAGCAGCTCCAGGACGACCTGGGCCTGACCTACCTGTTCATCTCCCACGACCTGGCCGTCGTCCGGCAGATCGCCGACACCCTCACCGTCATGCACCACGGCCGGGCGGTCGAGCACGGGCCCACCGCCACGGTCCTGGACCACCCGCGCGAGGCCTACACCGCCGCCCTCGTCGACGCCGTGCCCGGGCACCGGCGGCCCGAGGCACCCGGCGGGGCCGGCTGA